A single region of the Pelobates fuscus isolate aPelFus1 chromosome 4, aPelFus1.pri, whole genome shotgun sequence genome encodes:
- the LOC134608427 gene encoding hemoglobin subunit beta-2-like, with protein sequence MVHWTAEEKATINAVWKKIDLEHDGGDALGRLLLVYPWTQRYFSSFGNLSNAAAIAGNAKVQAHGKRVLGALDNAAHHLDTIKATLRDLSDSHAHRLYVDPENFRVCIYYYYFYYYILYNYGHSQIRHVLVVMNSYSLPLAHLKWITFKMNRGFHYVSNLHLRNFL encoded by the exons ATGGTTCACTGGACAGCCGAAGAGAAGGCCACTATCAACGCCGTATGGAAGAAAATTGATCTTGAGCATGATGGTGGAGATGCTCTAGGAAG GCTGCTCCTGGTCTACCCCTGGACCCAGAGGTATTTCAGTTCTTTCGGAAACCTGTCCAACGCAGCTGCAATTGCTGGAAATGCCAAGGTACAGGCCCACGGCAAAAGGGTCCTGGGAGCTCTGGACAACGCTGCCCACCACTTGGATACCATTAAGGCCACTCTCCGCGACCTCAGTGACAGCCATGCCCACCGTCTGTATGTAGATCCAGAAAACTTCAgagtatgtatttattattattatttttattattatattctatatAACTATGGTCATTCTCAAATAAGACATGTTTTAGTAGTTATGAACAGTTATTCTCTCCCACTGGCCCATTTAAAGTGGATAACATTTAAGATGAATAGGGGTTTCCACTATGTCTCCAATTTACATTTGAGGAATTTCTTGTAA